TTTAGGGTAAAAAAACCCTACCGTTTTAAGGGAGTAAAAATAAATATTTTATTTCTTTTTTTGATTTGAATTACAAGAAAAAGTTTCTTTAGTGTTTTAGACTAAAATCCCGCGGCTTTATCATCTCCTCGAAAGTCAGCACCACCTTCCAATCTTTTGTCCGATTGTATCAAGATGGCGTCTACTTTACCTAGAACAGGGGCTAGTTTTTCATTGATTTTATAGCCTTTAGTCGATAGCCTTTCCAAGGTTGATTTATCAAATTTATCTGGCTCCACCATAATGTCTTCTGGCAACCATTGATTGTGAAATCTTGGAACATTAACCGCTTGTTGCATGGTCATATTAAATTCATACACATTCAATATGGTCTGTAAAACCGAAGTGATAATAGTAGAACCGCCAGGAGAACCTAACAGCATAAAGAGCTTTCCGTTTTTCTCCACAATAGTAGGCGTCATCGAACTCAACATTCTTTTTTGTGGTGCAATACTATTGGCTTCAGCTCCAACCAACCCATAAGAATTTGGGATTCCAGGCTTCGAGGAGAAGTCGTCCATTTCGTTGTTTAAAAAGAATCCCAGTTCGTCACAATATAACTTTGAACCATAAGCGCCATTCAAAGTGGTGGTTACCGAAACCGCATTGCCTTCAGCATCTACAATAGAGTAGTGGGTGGTTTCATTGCTTTCGTAAACCGATACATCGCCATGGCTGACTTCACTAGAAGGGGTGGCTTTATCAAAAGAAAAATTGCTCATTCTATTTTTTAAATACCTTTCGTTAAGCAATCCTTTTAGTGGAATTTTGACAAAATCAGGGTCGCCTAGAAAGTAGTTTCTATCGGCATAGGCTCTTCGTTCGGCTTCAGTTAAAAGCTGAATATATTGAGTTGAATTCTGTTTGAAAGTCGACACGTCATATGGTTCAATCATCTTCATGATTTGTGCTAATGTAATTCCTCCGCTTGATGGTGGTGCCATCGAAATAATGTTTAATTCTTTGTACTTGAAGGTAATCGGTGTGCGCCAAACTACTTTATAATCGGCTAAATCTTTCATCGAGATAATACCGCCTTTTTTTTGCAAGAAAGTCACGAGTTTTTTAGCTGTGTTCCCTTTGTAGAATTCATCTTTCCCGTTCTTTACTATTTGTTTTAAGGTTTTGGCTAATGTCAAATATTTAATGGTGTCACCTACTTGAAAGGATTTATTGTATAATGTTTTGTCTCCGCTTATTTTGACAATAATTCCTCTATATTCATCCAACTTAGCTTTTTCTTTCTCGGTTACTACAATGCCTCTTTGTGCCAAAGTAATAGCCGGTTGAAATAAGTCTTTTAAAGGGAGCTTCCCCAACTTCTTATGTACTTCAAATATCCCCGCCACACTTCCTGGGATACCAACAGACAACGCGCCATCCGTACTTAAATTGGGAATTACATTGCCAGCTTTATCTTGATACATGTTTTTAGTCGCTTTCTGTGGAGCTTTTTCGCGAAAGTCTAAAGAACCAATAGTACCATCGGCTTTTCTGTACACCATAAAACCACCACCAGAAATGTTTCCTGCATAAGGATAAGCTACTGCTAGTGCTAATTGTGTCGCTACCATCGCATCAAATGCATTACCGCCTTTTTTCATAATAGCTACGCCAATCTTAGACGCTTCTTCCCGTGCCGAAACCACCATGGCTTTATCAGCAACGAGTCCTTTTTGTTGGGAGAAAAGACACTGCGATATCAGTAACCATAAAAACAAACCTCTTTTCATAAATTACCTATTCAGTTCTTTTAATTTCGCCTTACAATGTTGGGTCAATTCCTCAAAAAACAATTGGAACTCGGTATCAAATTCGGTGTAGTACTGTTTTAGCTCTACAATAGATTCGTGCATGTCCACCCGATTCATCGTGCGATGGTCCATTTGAAACATAATCATTTCCAACCCTTCAATCGTAGCATAGCGTACCAACCAATTGCGTCCTATCATAGAAGGCAGCATGTTCTGTACTTTTTCGGTAAGCAATTCGCGATTGTCGGTTAGGAGAGTATAGAAGTTGGTAGCATAGTCTTCCAGCTTCTCATCAGAATATAAATGCCAGTTCTTGGCTAAGAAATGATCGTAGAAAATATCCATAATCACACCCGAGTAATGGCCGTACTTTTCGTGTAAACGGTGTTTACTTTGCCTATAAATAGGATGCATATCAGTAAAACTATCGATAGAGCGGTGGAGTAAGATCCCTTTTTTGATATCCTCTTGATAGGCTTCATAACTATTTCCTCGAATACTATCCGCC
The window above is part of the Flavobacterium sp. N1994 genome. Proteins encoded here:
- a CDS encoding acyl carrier protein phosphodiesterase, yielding MNFLAHIYLSGDNDLVKIGNFMADSIRGNSYEAYQEDIKKGILLHRSIDSFTDMHPIYRQSKHRLHEKYGHYSGVIMDIFYDHFLAKNWHLYSDEKLEDYATNFYTLLTDNRELLTEKVQNMLPSMIGRNWLVRYATIEGLEMIMFQMDHRTMNRVDMHESIVELKQYYTEFDTEFQLFFEELTQHCKAKLKELNR
- the ggt gene encoding gamma-glutamyltransferase → MKRGLFLWLLISQCLFSQQKGLVADKAMVVSAREEASKIGVAIMKKGGNAFDAMVATQLALAVAYPYAGNISGGGFMVYRKADGTIGSLDFREKAPQKATKNMYQDKAGNVIPNLSTDGALSVGIPGSVAGIFEVHKKLGKLPLKDLFQPAITLAQRGIVVTEKEKAKLDEYRGIIVKISGDKTLYNKSFQVGDTIKYLTLAKTLKQIVKNGKDEFYKGNTAKKLVTFLQKKGGIISMKDLADYKVVWRTPITFKYKELNIISMAPPSSGGITLAQIMKMIEPYDVSTFKQNSTQYIQLLTEAERRAYADRNYFLGDPDFVKIPLKGLLNERYLKNRMSNFSFDKATPSSEVSHGDVSVYESNETTHYSIVDAEGNAVSVTTTLNGAYGSKLYCDELGFFLNNEMDDFSSKPGIPNSYGLVGAEANSIAPQKRMLSSMTPTIVEKNGKLFMLLGSPGGSTIITSVLQTILNVYEFNMTMQQAVNVPRFHNQWLPEDIMVEPDKFDKSTLERLSTKGYKINEKLAPVLGKVDAILIQSDKRLEGGADFRGDDKAAGF